In Streptomyces sclerotialus, the DNA window CGCGGCCGCCGTAGATGGCGAGGACGCGGACGTTACGGACCTTGCCGGCGGTCAGCAGGTCGTTGGTGACCTGCTGGCACAGCTCACGGGTGGGGACGACGACCAGGGCCTGCGGCGCGTCGGTCAGCTGCTCGGGCTCCGCCCGGCCGGACTCGACGTCGGCGGGGACGGTGACGCGCTCCAGGAGCGGCAGACCGAAGCCCAGCGTCTTGCCGGTGCCGGTCTTGGCCTGGCCGATGACGTCGGAGCCGGAGAGGGCGACCGGGAGGGTCATGGCCTGGATGGGGAACGGGGTCGTGATGCCGACGGCCTCGAGGGCTTCGGCGGTCTCGGGGAGGATCCCGAGGTCTCGGAACGTAGACAGGATGCTTGCCTCTTCTGTGAGTCGCGGCGCGAGGCGTCGAAGGGGATCAACCGTGCCTTCTCACCGTCGTACGGGTCGTACTCGGCGCGGCCCGGCCTCCTAGGGCCGGATGGCGCGGGACCACTGCCTTCGCTCAGGCGCTCGTGCCGCGAGCGGTGTCCCTCCTGCCGCGCGTACGTCTCGTACGCGCCGCAACAGAGGGCGGTCGGGTGTGGGAGCCGATCGGGCCACCGACCGGGCATCCGCATGCGTGGCAGACCCACCGATAGTCGGCGGGCTCAATACCACCATACCCCGGATGAGCGCATGTGTGTCCGGGCAATCGTTCGGTCGGGTGGGACCCGAGAGGCTGACCAGGCCCTTCCCCGGGTTGCGGGGCGGGCTATTGTGCGCTCCATGGAGACGCCTGACAACGCCACCGCCGACGCCCCCGCCACGCCCGACGAACCCACCGGGATCGCCGCCCGGACCTGGGAGCAGGCCGCCGCCGACCCGCAGTACCGCGCCGCGGTCGTCGACCTGCTCGGCGCCCTCGCGTACGGCGAGCTGGCCGCCTTCGAGCGGCTGGCCGAGGACGCCAAGCTGGCGTCCACGACGGACGACAAGGCGGAGCTGGCGAAGATGGCGTCGGCGGAGTTCCACCACTTCGAGCGGCTGCGGGAGCGGCTCGCGCAGATCGACGCGGAGCCCAACGCGGCCATGGAGCCGTTCGCCGCGGCGCTGGACGAGTTCCACCGCCAGACCGCGCCGTCGGACTGGCTGGAGGGCCTGGTCAAGGCGTACGTGGGCGACTCCATCGCCAGCGACTTCTACCGTGAGGTGGCGGCCCGGCTGGACTCCGACACCAAGGAGCTGGTGCTCGGTGTGCTGGACGACACAGGGCACGCCTCCTTCGCCGTCGAGAAGGTCCGCGCGGCCATCGAGGCCGACCCGCGGGTCGGCGGCCGGCTCGCGCTGTGGGCGCGCCGCCTGATGGGCGAGGCGCTCTCGCAGGCGCAGCGGGTGGTCGCGGAGCGCGACGCGCTCTCCACGATGCTGGTCGGCGGGGTCGCCGACGGCTTCGACCTGGCGGAGGTCGGCCGGATGTTCTCGCGCATCACCGAGGCGCACACCAAGCGGATGGCGGCCCTGGGGCTGGCCGCCTGAGTCCTGGCGGCGGCCCGGGCGGTCCGGCCGGGCCGCCCGTTCTCCTCCGAGGAAGCTCACGCCGTGGGCCCCGTACCGCGTCGCGCGGTGCGGGGCCCACCGTGCGGAACGCGCCGTTTCTCCGCCCGTACATCGGCCGGAAAGCGTCCGTCACGGTCCGTCCGCACCGGACCGCGGCCCGGTCTCCCCGGGCTCGTCAGGCCGGCGCTGACCGGCGCAGCCGACGGGCCCCCGGCCGGGGCTCGGGACGCATCAGCAGCGAGAGCAGTGCGGCGCAGACCCCCACGGCTGCGAGCAGGACGGCGGGGGCCCACCCGGGGCCCAGGACCGTGTGGGCCACCAGCGCGCCGAAGACGGCCGCGCCGGGCCCCGTGGCCAGCGTCAGG includes these proteins:
- a CDS encoding ferritin-like fold-containing protein, yielding METPDNATADAPATPDEPTGIAARTWEQAAADPQYRAAVVDLLGALAYGELAAFERLAEDAKLASTTDDKAELAKMASAEFHHFERLRERLAQIDAEPNAAMEPFAAALDEFHRQTAPSDWLEGLVKAYVGDSIASDFYREVAARLDSDTKELVLGVLDDTGHASFAVEKVRAAIEADPRVGGRLALWARRLMGEALSQAQRVVAERDALSTMLVGGVADGFDLAEVGRMFSRITEAHTKRMAALGLAA